From Chelonia mydas isolate rCheMyd1 chromosome 22, rCheMyd1.pri.v2, whole genome shotgun sequence, the proteins below share one genomic window:
- the DDX25 gene encoding ATP-dependent RNA helicase DDX25 isoform X3 has translation MGKLCVNIRVTYAVRGNRIPRGTKIEEQIIIGTPGTVLDWCFKLRLLDVKKILVFVLDEADVMIDTQGFLDQSVRIQRTLSQDCQMLLFSATFEDAVLRFAEQIIPDPNIIKLRREEMTLTNIRQYYFLCENKQDKYKALCNIYGSITVGQAIIFCQTRRNAKWLSLELTQDGHKVSVLSGELTVEQRAAVIQRFRDGKEKVLITTNVCARGIDVKQVTIVVNFKLPTNQLRCPDFETYLHRIGRTGRFGKKGLAFNMVERHNLPLLQSIEEHFKTKIKQLDPDDMDEIEKIEY, from the exons ATGGGAAAACTTTGTGTCAACATCAGAGTTACATATGCTGTCCGAGGGAATAGAA TTCCAAGAGGTACCAAGATTGAAGAACAGATAATAATTGGAACCCCAGGGACTGTCCTAGACTGGTGTTTCAAATTGAGGCTGCTGGATGTAAAGAAGATCTTGGTGTTTGTGCTGGATGAAGCGGATGTTATGATTGACACACAGGGCTTCTTAGACCAGAGTGTTCGCATTCAGAG AACATTATCACAGGATTGTCAGATGCTCCTCTTCTCAGCAACCTTTGAGGATGCCGTGTTGCGGTTTGCTGAGCAGATCATCCCTGACCCCAACATAATTAAACTCCGCCGAGAGGAGATGACCTTGACCAATATCAGGCAGTACTACTTTCTGTGtgagaataaacaagataaaTACAAGGCCCTGTGCAATATCTATGGGAGCATCACTGTTGGCCAGGCTATCATCTTCTGTCAG ACTCGTAGAAATGCCAAATGGTTATCGCTGGAACTGACTCAGGATGGGCACAAAGTGTCTGTCCTGAGTGGGGAGCTGACAGTTGAGCAACGGGCAGCTGTAATCCAAAGGTTTCGTGATGGAAAAGAGAAGGTCCTTATCACAACTAATGTCTGTGCTAGAG gtattGATGTGAAACAGGTCACAATTGTTGTGAATTTTAAACTCCCGACAAACCAGTTGCGGTGTCCAGACTTTGAGACCTACCTACACCGCATAGGGCGAACAGGTCGTTTTGGGAAAAAGGGCCTAGCCTTCAACATGGTGGAAAGACACAACTTACCACTGCTACAAAGCATCGAAGAGCACTTCA AGACCAAGATTAAGCAGTTGGACCCAGATGACATGGATGAGATTGAGAAGATTGAATATTAA